One segment of Thermoanaerobacter kivui DNA contains the following:
- the gltX gene encoding glutamate--tRNA ligase, translating into MSEVRVRFAPSPTGSLHIGGARTALFNWLFARHNGGKFILRVDDTDLQRSTEESMKGILEGLRWLGIDWDEGPIYQSQRIEEYRKFANKLLEEGKAYYCFCTKEELEEMRKQAEKEGRPPMYTGKCRNLTKEQIEEHLRQGRKPVIRLKVPQQGKTVVHDVIRGDVEFDNSTFDDFIIMKSDNMPTYNFATVVDDYQMGITHVIRAEEHLSNTPKQILIYEALGLEIPQFAHVSMVLAPDRSKLSKRHGATSVQEFRDQGYLPEAIVNYITLLGWMPKDGEEIFDVSKGIKEFTLERVSKNPAIYDVQKLTWINGHYIRNYDLDKLTEAVIPFLKAKNLIREDFDYDYIKKIVSAVREREKTLVDIADAMSYYFTEVNEYEEKGVKKYLTKEKVVDILKKAVVTLKEVEPFNKFTTEEAYRKLVEELQISSGELFHPTRLAISGRTFGPGLFDIMELLGKERTIERIEKAIDFIEKMRK; encoded by the coding sequence ATGAGTGAAGTGAGAGTAAGATTTGCCCCAAGTCCTACAGGGAGTTTACATATAGGCGGTGCCAGAACTGCTCTCTTTAATTGGCTTTTTGCAAGGCACAATGGAGGAAAATTTATTTTAAGGGTGGACGATACTGACCTACAAAGGTCTACAGAAGAATCTATGAAAGGAATACTTGAAGGACTTAGATGGTTAGGTATTGATTGGGATGAAGGACCTATTTACCAATCGCAAAGGATAGAAGAATATAGAAAATTTGCAAATAAATTATTAGAGGAAGGAAAGGCTTACTACTGTTTTTGCACAAAAGAAGAGTTAGAGGAAATGAGAAAACAGGCAGAAAAAGAAGGTAGGCCTCCAATGTATACGGGAAAATGTAGAAATTTGACCAAAGAGCAAATAGAGGAGCATTTAAGGCAAGGGAGAAAACCTGTAATAAGGTTAAAAGTGCCTCAACAAGGGAAGACAGTAGTTCACGACGTAATAAGAGGGGATGTAGAGTTTGATAATTCCACCTTTGATGACTTTATAATTATGAAATCAGACAATATGCCTACTTATAATTTTGCTACTGTGGTAGATGATTACCAAATGGGGATAACTCATGTTATACGGGCAGAGGAACATTTGTCAAATACTCCAAAGCAAATACTAATTTATGAGGCTTTAGGATTAGAAATTCCTCAATTTGCCCATGTGTCTATGGTTTTAGCACCTGATAGAAGTAAACTTAGTAAAAGACATGGAGCGACTTCTGTGCAGGAGTTTAGAGACCAGGGGTATCTTCCTGAAGCAATTGTAAATTATATAACTTTGCTGGGATGGATGCCAAAAGATGGGGAAGAAATTTTTGATGTGTCAAAAGGCATAAAAGAATTTACTTTAGAAAGGGTATCAAAAAATCCTGCTATTTACGATGTACAAAAGCTGACTTGGATAAACGGCCATTACATAAGGAATTATGATCTAGATAAATTAACTGAAGCAGTCATTCCGTTTTTGAAAGCTAAAAACTTAATTAGGGAGGATTTCGATTATGATTATATCAAAAAAATAGTAAGTGCAGTAAGAGAAAGGGAAAAAACTCTTGTGGATATAGCTGATGCCATGAGCTATTATTTTACAGAAGTTAACGAATATGAGGAAAAAGGAGTTAAAAAGTATCTTACTAAAGAAAAAGTTGTGGATATCCTAAAAAAAGCAGTAGTGACTTTAAAAGAAGTCGAGCCTTTTAATAAATTTACAACTGAGGAAGCTTATCGCAAACTTGTGGAGGAATTGCAAATATCCAGTGGTGAACTTTTCCATCCTACGAGATTAGCTATTTCGGGTAGAACTTTTGGACCAGGACTATTTGACATAATGGAACTTTTGGGAAAAGAAAGAACTATAGAGAGAATTGAAAAAGCCATAGATTTTATTGAAAAGATGAGGAAATAA
- a CDS encoding ATP-grasp domain-containing protein — MSKHVMVFGGFFPLHERLVEMGASLTILTTTDKIKAHYPKIYKRVVTLEKGAKREDWIAMAKAIDEIEKVDAIGAFQDYLQKEAAWAAEALNLPFDNTADVVRLVENKNLMRDRLRAAGVDKIKNAVINNIEEALAFVSEVSYPVILKPTDSMGSTGIYKIENEKELREKISDFKSKYPHLQMYMEEFIEGEEFSVEAFSKNGTHYVYGITKKYKELERFVEIGHTVPADIRSEKEQEIKSFVEKVLTCLGVMNGPTHTEVMISKDGIHVVETHTRLGGDMIPELYSYSVNNKVDILDLVARHTLGENVMEEFKKHFKGEKEIFASIFYKIPEKLGVVKRISGLSEAKAKEGVQQVELSVKEGDKVTELLNSFTRLGFAIATGRTAEESLQRAKEAINSIEMEIEE, encoded by the coding sequence GTGAGTAAGCACGTTATGGTTTTTGGCGGATTCTTTCCTCTTCATGAAAGATTAGTTGAAATGGGGGCAAGTTTAACCATTTTGACAACAACAGACAAGATTAAAGCACATTACCCCAAAATATATAAGAGAGTAGTCACTTTAGAAAAAGGAGCAAAAAGAGAAGATTGGATTGCAATGGCAAAAGCCATTGATGAAATCGAAAAAGTGGATGCTATAGGAGCTTTTCAAGATTATCTGCAAAAAGAAGCCGCATGGGCTGCAGAAGCATTAAACCTTCCGTTTGATAATACAGCAGATGTTGTAAGGTTAGTTGAAAACAAAAATTTAATGAGAGACAGATTGAGAGCAGCTGGTGTAGATAAAATCAAAAACGCTGTTATCAACAACATTGAAGAAGCTCTTGCTTTTGTATCAGAAGTTTCCTATCCAGTAATCCTCAAGCCGACTGATTCCATGGGAAGTACAGGAATCTACAAAATTGAGAATGAAAAAGAATTAAGAGAAAAAATTTCCGACTTTAAATCAAAATATCCACATTTGCAGATGTACATGGAGGAATTTATTGAGGGAGAAGAATTTAGCGTGGAGGCATTCTCTAAAAATGGAACGCATTACGTTTACGGTATCACAAAAAAATACAAGGAATTAGAACGGTTCGTTGAGATCGGACATACCGTTCCCGCTGATATACGTTCTGAGAAAGAACAAGAAATCAAGTCTTTTGTAGAAAAAGTTTTAACCTGTTTAGGGGTAATGAATGGTCCCACGCATACAGAAGTTATGATAAGCAAAGATGGGATCCATGTTGTCGAAACCCACACTCGGTTGGGTGGAGATATGATCCCTGAATTATATTCTTACTCAGTAAATAACAAAGTTGACATTTTAGATTTAGTAGCAAGACATACCTTAGGGGAAAATGTAATGGAAGAGTTTAAAAAACATTTTAAAGGAGAAAAAGAAATATTTGCTTCTATCTTCTATAAAATTCCTGAAAAACTAGGTGTAGTAAAAAGAATTTCGGGATTGTCTGAAGCAAAGGCAAAAGAAGGGGTACAACAAGTTGAATTATCTGTGAAAGAAGGCGATAAAGTAACAGAATTACTAAATTCCTTTACACGACTTGGATTTGCTATTGCAACTGGAAGAACTGCAGAAGAATCGCTCCAACGAGCAAAAGAAGCAATTAATTCAATAGAAATGGAGATCGAGGAATGA
- a CDS encoding TatD family hydrolase: MIDTHAHMDNIFYLRDRDKVIKNAIEKGIKHIITIGINVDSSKQSIQLAEKYPQIYASVGIHPQCVNQLSDESVLNKIEQLAKHPKVVAIGEAGLDYKYGQVNDEFARRIFIGQIQIAKKRELPIIIHSWLSHNEVIEILTKEGVPRSGGIIHCFDEDWETAKKYLSLGMYISLSGICTYKENSFLLEVIEKTPIEKLLLETDSPYISPEPNRTKRNNPSRVLDVAKFVSEVRKEPFEYIKEKVTENAKKIFKI, encoded by the coding sequence ATGATTGACACCCATGCTCACATGGACAATATATTTTATCTACGTGATCGAGATAAAGTAATAAAAAATGCGATAGAAAAAGGAATTAAGCACATTATTACAATTGGGATAAATGTAGATTCATCTAAGCAATCTATCCAGTTAGCAGAAAAATATCCTCAAATTTATGCAAGTGTTGGTATTCATCCTCAATGTGTAAATCAACTTTCAGATGAAAGTGTTTTAAATAAGATTGAACAATTGGCAAAACACCCAAAAGTAGTGGCAATTGGGGAAGCAGGACTTGACTATAAATACGGTCAAGTAAATGATGAATTTGCTCGTCGTATTTTTATAGGACAAATTCAAATTGCCAAGAAAAGAGAACTTCCTATTATCATTCATAGTTGGCTATCTCATAATGAAGTAATAGAAATTTTAACAAAAGAGGGCGTTCCACGCTCAGGTGGAATTATTCATTGTTTCGATGAAGATTGGGAAACAGCTAAAAAATATTTATCATTAGGAATGTATATATCCCTATCAGGGATTTGCACCTATAAAGAAAATAGCTTTTTATTAGAAGTGATAGAAAAAACTCCAATTGAAAAATTGCTGCTTGAAACAGATAGTCCGTATATTTCTCCCGAACCTAACAGGACTAAACGAAACAATCCAAGTAGAGTATTAGATGTTGCCAAATTCGTTTCAGAAGTTAGAAAGGAACCTTTTGAATATATTAAGGAAAAAGTAACTGAGAATGCAAAAAAAATCTTTAAAATATAA
- a CDS encoding MFS transporter, producing MMKYLLNLLKDFLTLSRNSKFLLLSVLISNIGNGIQLLTVGKVLYDKTNSVGAFGFVILSEQLIKFFLQLFSGSYVDSRNPRNVVVASDAIRGIMLLLLLLCFWSNDWIAIGLMVTTLAINAVKPFYNASIFALSSRIEEGDELLKLNIVFNTFFQVGQLLGSGIASIILMWFNPLWGVFINAVTFLISAFFLSCITNVEVEHGTERQKKKITLAFFLQDWKEFFKKLRYKLALVILVLLSVGDIFMVNVINLLMIPIINNKLSGHYNWLFFLDGGFAFGAGVFSLYVYKVKQKIGIYKTILLSVLIQAASFALISVTYSLIPMTILFILIGATNASSISLSITLTQQFSEKEIKGKISSLRQLVLSIFLLVSIPLIDKLHKINFDATLLLSSGILFLFFLGYFASKSVIFQSKKTGVIAG from the coding sequence ATGATGAAGTACTTATTAAATCTCCTAAAAGATTTCTTGACTTTATCTCGCAACTCTAAATTTCTTTTGTTATCTGTTTTGATTTCTAACATTGGAAATGGAATTCAATTGTTGACCGTTGGAAAAGTGCTATATGATAAAACAAATTCGGTAGGAGCGTTTGGGTTTGTGATTTTGTCCGAACAGCTAATTAAATTCTTTTTGCAATTATTCTCGGGTTCCTACGTAGATAGTAGGAACCCGAGAAATGTCGTTGTCGCATCAGATGCAATAAGAGGAATTATGTTATTGTTATTATTGCTCTGTTTTTGGAGTAATGATTGGATAGCAATTGGATTAATGGTCACAACATTAGCAATAAATGCAGTGAAACCTTTCTACAATGCCAGTATATTTGCTCTATCCAGTAGAATTGAAGAAGGGGATGAATTGTTAAAACTAAATATTGTGTTCAATACTTTCTTCCAAGTAGGTCAACTTTTAGGAAGTGGCATTGCCAGTATTATATTAATGTGGTTTAATCCGTTATGGGGTGTTTTTATTAATGCTGTAACATTTTTAATCTCTGCGTTTTTCCTTAGTTGTATAACCAATGTCGAGGTTGAACATGGGACGGAGAGACAAAAAAAGAAGATTACCCTCGCTTTTTTCCTACAAGATTGGAAGGAATTTTTCAAAAAGCTGAGATACAAACTCGCATTAGTTATTCTGGTTTTGCTATCAGTTGGAGATATTTTTATGGTAAATGTGATTAACCTCTTAATGATCCCCATTATTAACAACAAATTAAGTGGTCATTACAACTGGTTGTTTTTCTTGGATGGTGGTTTTGCTTTCGGGGCAGGTGTATTTAGTCTATACGTCTACAAAGTTAAGCAAAAAATAGGGATTTACAAAACTATCCTGCTCTCAGTTCTGATTCAAGCTGCCTCTTTTGCTTTAATTTCCGTAACTTACTCACTAATTCCTATGACTATACTCTTCATACTAATAGGAGCTACTAATGCTTCTTCTATTTCACTTTCTATAACCCTGACCCAACAATTTAGCGAAAAAGAAATAAAAGGAAAAATATCTTCATTGAGACAATTAGTCTTATCTATTTTCCTCCTTGTCAGCATACCTCTCATTGATAAACTGCACAAAATTAATTTTGATGCAACGCTCCTGTTGAGCAGTGGCATTCTTTTCTTGTTTTTCTTAGGATACTTTGCAAGCAAGTCGGTTATTTTTCAATCCAAAAAAACAGGAGTGATAGCGGGATGA